The Paenibacillus amylolyticus genome contains the following window.
CAGAATGGCTTTCGCATAAGTCCTACGGAGATCGAACTGGCAGCAGTAGATATCGATGGTGTCGAACAAGCGGCGCTGGTACTGACCGGTGACGATGCTGTGCCTATTCTTGCAGTAAGTTCTACACGGCCTGTGGAAAGCATACTCGACGAATTACGATTGCGGCTGGAAGATTATAAGATGCCATCTCAGATCTATGTCACAGACCAGTTACCTTTAACTTCAAACGGTAAAATTGATAAAAACAAGCTGAAAACAGACCTGGAGAAGGAGTGAAGCGTTTGAACTATGAAGCGTTGCGGTCGAAATACGGCAGTCCGCTATATGTATACGACTTGAATATTCTTCGCCAATCCTGCAATAGGTTGAGAGATGCATTACCCGAGTCTTCGATGTTGTATTACTCGCTAAAGGCGAATCCTCACCCTGCAATTGTTAAGCAGTTGTTAGATTTGGGGTGCAGGGCCGAAGTTTCATCGCTGGGTGAGCTGAATACCGTGTTAGAAGCCGGAGGATTACCCCGAGATGTATTGTACACTGGTCCAGGAAAGAGCGAATTGGAATTGAAGATGGCTGTTGCACAGGGGGTACAATGGTTCTCGGTAGAATCAATGCAGGAGCTGGAAAGATTAAGGTCGGTAGTGCCTTCTGGTACACCTCCAATTCAAGTCATTATGCGAATCAATCCCGATCAGGGCTTGGCTGATGCTGGACTGGCCATGACGGGCACACCCTCTCAATTTGGAACGGATGAGCAGAAGCTTTTGCGAGAACTGAGGGAAGTGCAGGAATGCGACGAAATTCGTATTGCCGGGTTTCATATTTTTAATGGCAGCAATACGGCGAGTGCAGAGAGACTTGCGGAATCTTTTCTCTCATGCATCCAGGTGATCGCCAGAATATCCAAGGAGACCGGAATACAACTGCAATTCGTGGATTTAGGAGGCGGATTTGGACATCCCTATGCTGTGTCAGGCACGCCACCGAATTTTAGTGGAATCAAGGTCCAACTGGAGACTGCACTCGATGAGTATATGCCGGGATGGAGAACGGGTGAGCCTGTTATAGCATACGAGTCCGGACGATATCTTCGGCCGCATGCGGTGTTCTGGTTAGCTCGGTTGTGGATATCAAGGAAAGCAAGGGCAGCCGTTATATCGTCCTGGACAGCGGCATTCACCATCTGGGCGGGATGTCGGGGCTTGGACGCATACCACGTGTACAGTATGACATCATGCCCGTCACAGAGAAGACCGACACTCATCCGCAGAAGACCCACATTGTAGGACCGCTGTGCACCCCGCTTGATTTTTTTAACAAAAACGCAATCATGCCTTCCTTACAATTGGAAGAGCAGGTCTACATTCCGAATGTTGGGGCTTATGGGATTACTGCCAGTTTATTGGGATTTCTGAGCAGGGACATTCCCGTTGAAATAGTGGTGGATGAAGGTAACGTGAAGCATGTATCACATCTTGCTCTGACACGAAGAACGCATCTGAATGAAATGAATGAAATGTATGAAGGGAGGGCTATTCATGAGCATTGAACAAATTAAACATGAAGTTGCTGTGCTGGTAAAGCAGAAAATTCATCGTGATCTGGAGATGACGGACGATCTGAAAAGTGCAGGTCTTGATTCTATGAAAGCGATTGATTTGCTGCTGGAGCTGGAGGAGAAGTTTGAAATGACTATTCCCGACGAGTACATGATTAATGATACGTTTGCTTCCATGAGCAACATTGTGAACATGATCCATACATTGCAACAAAATGCTTAGCTTTTCGATTAGGGGCGAGGGAGGATGCCATGGACGTACTTTTCATTTATAGCGGAAAGGGCGGAGTCGGGAAATCCACTTTCGCCGTAAATCTAGCATATTCATTACGAGGGTTGAGAGTAGGACTGTTTGATGCAGATTTTGAAGGGCCAAGTATACCTACCATGGTGTCCGGAATTGAAGAAGAGCCGATGGTAGCAGAAGGGCTGGGAATTCACCCGGGAACCTACGCAGGTATACGCATCTCTTCCTCTGGACTGATTGAAAACAACGGCCTCAGCAGATCTCTTTCAGGCAAATATTTGGAAGGCGCGTTGGATCAGTTACTGATAAAAGCCTGTTGGGATGTGGATCTATTAATCGTCGATATGCCTCCAGGCACTTCCGAGATTCACCATCAACTGCTTCGTCTGTTGCAAGGACGGTGCCTGCTGATTACAACGCCTCAGACAGTAAGCTTTGCAGATACGCAGAAAGGGATCGACTTGATGCGACGGATGGAGGTTCCGCTGCTTGGTATCGTCGAAAATATGTCTCAGTTCCAATGTGAATGCTGCGGACATTCCACTGCGATCTTTTCGGGGATACAGATGGCATGCTGGCTGTTCCGAACGGTCTGCAAGTGCTCGACAGGTTTCCTATAATACCTGAAATTAGCGCGAAGGGGAACGAAGGCATTCCCTTTGTACTTGCAAATCCGGATCATCCTGTGAGTACACGAATGGCCGGACTTGGACGTCAATTAGTTATTTTGTTCACACAAAAGTTCAACACATGGAGGGTTCACTAAGGGTTTTACTTTGGTCAAAGGGGAGGATGCCGTTGCTAAAACCGTTAGAGCTCAGCAGAGGACTTATCCCGGAGGATATGCTATCGCAAGCATTAGAGCAGTACGGCATCATGGAATACACAACGTACCCTTATCTCAACATGAATGGTACTGTCGTTCCGATAAACCGGGTTTCGGAGACATCCAGGAAAGCCCTCGTTGAAGATCAAGAGGGAAACCTGTACTTTTTGAAAGAAATCCCTTGGTACATCCGATCCATTGAGCACGCCGTGAGCATAATTCAGCTCCAGCATGAGCTGGCTCTGAAAGCGGTTCGGGTCCCTGCCGTTCAGTTAACTGCATCCAGGGAGCTGATTGTACATGCGGGTAATCAAAGTACATTGTACCTGCAATCGTATATACCAAACGGCTCGATGTATAATGCCAAGCCTCAACAGATACGTGCTGCCGGGGCGGTATTGGGT
Protein-coding sequences here:
- a CDS encoding phosphopantetheine-binding protein — translated: MSIEQIKHEVAVLVKQKIHRDLEMTDDLKSAGLDSMKAIDLLLELEEKFEMTIPDEYMINDTFASMSNIVNMIHTLQQNA
- a CDS encoding P-loop NTPase → MDVLFIYSGKGGVGKSTFAVNLAYSLRGLRVGLFDADFEGPSIPTMVSGIEEEPMVAEGLGIHPGTYAGIRISSSGLIENNGLSRSLSGKYLEGALDQLLIKACWDVDLLIVDMPPGTSEIHHQLLRLLQGRCLLITTPQTVSFADTQKGIDLMRRMEVPLLGIVENMSQFQCECCGHSTAIFSGIQMACWLFRTVCKCSTGFL